The Punica granatum isolate Tunisia-2019 chromosome 4, ASM765513v2, whole genome shotgun sequence genome has a window encoding:
- the LOC116204935 gene encoding probable WRKY transcription factor 53: MEGGWSYEQKTLISELIQGANLAKQLRAHLSSASSAETREVLINGIINSFEKALMVLKWSGPVACQPQRVPAPAVGASGIPGSPLSVNGSPCSDDFDRSAAVREQFDCRDTSKKRKMLPKWTDQVRISPDTGLEGPQDDGYSWRKYGQKDILGAKYPRSYYRCTYRNTQNCCATKQVQRSDDDHTVFEITYRGKHTCLQGGPSTPAPPSPEKQELKQVTHGNHQQDQSQDALARFRNGLRVDTENLDGSNITEMPRPFSFRSSSFGFVHGETHSSSGLANNTGNHGGNLSSPFLSPSTPESNYFSLSPCPMTEFGQIHNRYRSESDPAEIISATNSSANSPILDLDFSLEEVGIEPNFPFNTDGFLPKLDY; encoded by the exons ATGGAGGGCGGGTGGAGCTACGAGCAGAAGACGCTGATCAGCGAGCTGATCCAGGGGGCGAACTTGGCGAAGCAGCTGCGGGCCCACCTGAGCTCGGCGTCCTCGGCCGAGACGCGTGAGGTGCTGATCAATGGCATAATAAACTCGTTCGAGAAGGCCCTGATGGTCCTCAAGTGGAGTGGGCCCGTTGCATGCCAGCCCCAGCGTGTCCCAGCCCCTGCGGTGGGGGCCAGCGGCATCCCCGGGTCGCCGCTCTCCGTCAATGGGAGCCCCTGCAGTGATGACTTCGACAGAAGCGCGGCTGTGAGGGAGCAGTTTGATTGCAGAGATACGTCTAAGAAGAG GAAGATGTTGCCGAAGTGGACTGATCAGGTGAGAATTAGCCCAGATACGGGGCTTGAAGGGCCGCAAGATGATGGTTATAGCTGGAGAAAATATGGTCAAAAGGACATCCTCGGTGCCAAATATCCGAG AAGCTACTACAGATGTACGTATCGAAACACTCAGAACTGCTGCGCCACGAAGCAAGTCCAGAGATCAGACGATGATCACACCGTATTTGAGATCACGTATCGAGGGAAACACACGTGCCTACAAGGAGGGCCTTCGACTCCGGCCCCACCATCCCCCGAGAAACAAGAACTGAAGCAGGTCACCCATGGCAATCACCAGCAAGACCAGTCCCAGGATGCTCTAGCACGGTTTCGAAATGGGCTGAGGGTCGACACGGAGAACTTGGATGGCAGTAATATAACCGAAATGCCACGCCCCTTCTCTTTCCGTTCATCATCCTTCGGGTTCGTCCATGGTGAAACCCACAGCTCTTCAGGCTTGGCTAACAACACGGGCAACCATGGAGGGAACCTCTCATCCCCATTCTTATCTCCTTCCACGCCCGAATCGAACTATTTCTCGCTCTCCCCATGCCCGATGACTGAATTTGGGCAGATTCACAATAGATACCGATCCGAGTCTGATCCTGCAGAGATAATTTCTGCCACCAACTCATCCGCGAATTCTCCGATCCTTGACTTGGATTTCTCACTCGAAGAAGTGGGCATTGAGCCTAACTTCCCATTCAACACCGACGGATTTCTTCCCAAGTTAGATTATTAA
- the LOC116204936 gene encoding uncharacterized protein LOC116204936, with amino-acid sequence MITACLQPPSWKIPAIAVPSASSPSSLSFLLNPPSNRFREPRELSFFGGFRYPPGGGRRRGGGGGVVRNSLFPVDPWAPNIDSESIASQLFAFSLFPYLGFLYFITKSKSAPKLTLFGFYFLLAFVGATIPAGIYAKVQYGTSLSNVDWLHGGAESLLTLTNLFIVLGLRGAIRRAQATKKSTSDATNKVLTEEQSSV; translated from the exons ATGATCACTGCTTGTCTGCAACCACCTTCGTGGAAGATCCCCGCCATTGCCGTCCCTTCAGCTTCTTCCCCTTCCTCCCTCTCTTTCCTGCTGAACCCACCATCGAACCGGTTCCGAGAACCCAGAGAGCTCAGTTTCTTCGGGGGTTTCAGATACCCGccgggaggaggaagaagaagaggggggGGAGGAGGTGTTGTGCGCAATTCGCTGTTTCCTGTGGACCCGTGGGCCCCCAACATTGATTCGGAGAGCATAGCTTCGCAGCTCTTCGCCTTCTCCCTGTTCCCTTACCTGGGCTTCCTCTACTTCATCACCAAGTCCAAGTCTGCCCCGAAGCTCACCCTCTTCGGCTTCTACTTTTTGCTCGCCTTTGTCGGAGCCACCA TCCCAGCTGGAATTTACG CAAAAGTGCAGTATGGTACTTCTCTTTCGAATGTGGACTGGTTACACGGTGGAGCCGAGTCGCTACTTACACTGACCAACTTATTCATCGTCTTGGGCCTGAGAGGAGCAATCAGAAGAGCCCAAGCAACGAAAAAGAGCACATCCGATGCGACTAATAAGGTTTTAACTGAGGAGCAGTCTTCTGTTTAG